The Triticum aestivum cultivar Chinese Spring chromosome 4B, IWGSC CS RefSeq v2.1, whole genome shotgun sequence sequence GCACACGACCTCAAAGGACACGCTAAGAACTCAAACCAGCACATGAGACCACTAGGAGCGTCGCCAACCACCACATCATGTATGTTTAGTGTTAGATTAGAATTCAAGATAACTTTTTATCCTCCAAATCTTATATACAACCATATATACTAACCTCTGGCCTCCTTGGTCCATAGGATATAGGAATATTATAGAAATAGAAAAATTATAGAAAAAGAGATGGCACACATCTGAATTGGTATagggaaagagatgtcatttgatgcataggaaagaaatttttcattgagtctatgctactattttttttttgaaatgtgaaGCATTGGTTCCTATCCTCCTACGTAAAAAATAGAAATCCATGCCTGCAAACCAGATGACTTTAAAGGACTTTTCCTAAAAAAGCTTATAGAATTCCTATGGTTTATCCGTTGCAAAAGAAAACCCTATGATTTATATAGGGTAGAAAGATCATAGGTGAAATTCTTGCAAACCAAAGGAGGCCATGGATGATCCGGAAAATCTGGCTCAGGAGGTTCGGTTGGGGGCTTCAtccttttttttgagcatcagtacagacacaagcgctcatatacacgcgtatacactcacccttatgacacacatacgcacaccctacccctatgagcacctccgagagactgagccggcatatcatcttgagatttatgaagccaccgtaggcgcctcgtcgtcgacgggaacgtcttctcccactgaaagcgcatcgccggaaatcctgaaataaattcagaaatagtgcgagcaccaggatttgaaccctggtaggttggggataccactgtccacctaaccatctcaaccacaggttgattcgcggtTGGGGGTTTCATCCTATCGCCGAGACATGCATCACGTATGTTTAGTGATAGATTAGAGTTCGAGATAATTTTTTATCCTCCAATGCAATATCCAACAAATTTCACAGACTTGTCTCGTATCATATCCGAGTAAAATTCCATAAAAAAAGCATCATTTTCACATGCAATTTCTTTCTTGCGTTCATTTATAAAGTGTATATATATGTACAACAGACCTCTGGGAGGCATGCTAAGACATAAAAAATTATTAGCCACATGTTTGCTCATGCTTGCACATCCATAAAATTGTATACCTTGTATGAAAATTCTGCAGTCCTGTTCCTGCCAAAATTACAGGCCAGAATTACGTAGGAGCTGTGGACAATGGGGCAGAGGATGGTCTCTCGCATAGTCACATCACATGGCATTGAGAAGGTCAGAGACAGCCTGGCCTTCGGCGATCGTGATGATGTTCGGGGAGTCCATGGCCACGACGTCCTGCGTGGCGTACCCGTCCTCGCCGCGGACGAGCTGCTCGCTGCCGCGGGAGACCATCCCCGGCAGGATCACCGTCTTGTGCAGCCCCGGCAGGAGCTTCTCGCGGTCGGTGTCTCCGGTCTCGCCGACGAGCACCGCCACCTTGGCGAGATCGATGCCCCACTGTATCGACAGGTACCTGCACATCCATCCAGAAATTGGTCGGTCAGAGACGGAAATGTTCAGACACTAAACCATCTGACATGAACGAGAGTTTGATTGATCTGAAATGAATCTCCATCTTCTTCACCTCAACGCGCGTGGGCGGGAAGCGGAGAGAGGGATGACGTTGAGGCGCGTGCACGCGCGCGTGTAGACGAGGTTGCACCGGAACCCGCGCATCCGCAGCGCCTGCCTGATCGAATCCACCTTCTTCACCTGCAAAAAAGGCTCATCAGAAGCGTGCCCACGGCGGAGGACACGAAACCACGCCGGTCTACTCTGGCAGTGCTCTGCTAACCTTGGACGCGTCGGTGGCGGCGTAGGCGTGGCAGTGCACGGAGCCAGCGGACACGTCGACGGCGAGGTCGGACGCCTGCGCGTCGTCGGCCTTCCCGAGCCTCGGCACGACGGTTTTCACGTGGTCGCCGGGCCACCGGAACGCCACGTGGCCGGAGTACTCCTCGTCGGCCGTCAGCTCCTTCCACGGGTAGCATATCTCCGCGCCGCTGCTGCAAATGAGCGCGTCGAAGCCGGCCGGGTCGGCGCCGCAGGCCTTGAGCGTCTCCGCGGTCTCGGGGATGGTCATGCCGGTCGAGAGCACGTACCCCTGCCGCCCTCCCGCGCCGTCACTGGCGGACATCGCCGCGTCGATGGCTTTCTTCAGTTGCTCGACGTCGGGCTTGCCGTCATCGCCGTAGCAGTCGACGGCGACGACAAGGAGCCTCTGCCTCCTTCCCGGCGCGAAGCCCAACGCCCTGCCGGAGCCCTCGCGCCTGTCGGCCGCCGGGCGGCGGCGTAGGGCGTCCATGATCAGCGCGGCCGAGTCCCCGGCATTGAGGTCGTTGGAGGCGTCCACGGAGATTTGGAGCGAGAGGCCACGGAGTGAGTCCGAGAGGGAGTCGTCACCGCCCATGCTCGCCGAGGCAGACGGGACGCCAGGGACGCGGAGCCGCTGGTGCGGCGACGGGTGGTCGCAGTAGGCGGCGACGTGGGAGAGGTAGAGGCGGCAGTGGTGCGGCCACGAGAAGCGGTGGATGTTGCGCAGGCCGTTGCGTCGGCTCTCCAGCCACTGCCCCTTGTCGGCCAGCAGGCTGAGCAGCGCGCCGGTGATCGCCTCGGCGGAGTGCGGGTCCACCAGCAGGCCGTTGTGAAGCGCCTTGAGGATGTCCACCGGCCCGCCGTTCTTGGTTGCCACCACGGGCAGACCATAAGCAGCGGCCTGCCACAGACCAGAAAATTCTCATTCCAAATCAGTTTGCAAATGATCTTATTCTGACAAAAATATTTATAATGGATCTTGTTCTTACCTCGATGATTGTGAGGCCGAACGGCTCTACAAGAGCTGGGTTGATGAACACTCCCTGCGAATTGAACATGTCAGATTTTTGGGGATCGTGGAGGGGGAATATGATGGGGACTTTTCAAATTTTGTACTACTACCTTGGTCTTGGCGGCGAGGCGGTAGATGTGAGGCACGTCCGTCTGCTTGTGGTGCTTGGGATAAGCCACCTGGCCATAGAGGTCGTAGCGGTCGATGAGCTTCAGCACCGCCGTGAGCAccgtgccgccaccgccggccaTATCGTCGATGTCATCTCTGTTCCCCAGTATCAGCGTCTGCATCCAATTCCATCGCAGAGAATCAAACAAGTGAATTCGCTCCGTCGTTTCGATCACAATAAAATGTAGTGTAAATTATAATAGAGTGTAGGTTACCAGGTTGGCGAGCTCCCGGAGCTTTCGGCTCTCGCCGTACGCCTTGAGTAGCGTGGTGATATTCTTCTTGGGGTCCGGCCGCGACAGCGCCAGGATCATCGGCTTGTGCGGGTTCGTGAAGAACCTCAGAACCTCTGACCAAATGGGAGGCAGAGCCTTCTTGGCCTTGGCGGGGTCGATGAGCAGCTGGAGGTCGGCGCCATCCCCGTCGGCGGTGTCCTGGGTGTCGACGAAGCTGAAGTCCATGCCGGGCGGGATGACCGCCATGCGCGGCATGTAGCGGCCGAGGCTGCTGACGCCGCGGCGCTGGCGCACGCGGAGCTTCCGCTCCACCATGAGGTCGAAGCCGTCGTAGAGGCCCCACTGCTCCTCGATCTCCTGCTTGGTGCTGGTGACCACCATCTCCGCCGTGTCCAGCCCGGTCTCCTCCGCCTCGATCCGCCGCGCGATCTTGTACGTGCCCTGGATCTCGGGCCCGTGCATGCGCCCCAGCTTGAGCAGCTGCTCCAGCTTGTTCCGCCCCAGCGAGTGGCCCGTCATCACCATCGGCACGTTCAGCGCGCTGGCGAGGttcgccgccacctccgccgcgtCCGCGTAGTGCCCGTGGATCACGTACGGCCACACCGGCGCCGCCAGCGCCGTCGCCGGGGCGTCGCTGGGCGGTGGCTGGAGCTGCTCGCCCAGCGCGCGCGCCACGTTGGTGACGTGCGAGAGCGCGCGGTCCACGAACTCGGGGATGTGCGGCCAGAGCTCCTCCTTGGGAATGTACTGGTCGCGTGGCCCGCAGGGCAGCCGCACGATGTACGCCCCGGCTCCCCCGcactcgtcgccgtcgtcgtcgtcggcgcCGCCCGAGGACAGGCGCTCGAGCATCTCCAGGGGCTCGCCGTAGGTCCAGTCGACGTCGGGGCAGGAGATCTGCCGCGTCAGGAGGTCCACGCGGTGcacccccgccgtcgccgccagcGCCCGGGCCAGCTCCACCACGTACTTCACCTGCCCATGCcaagaaagaaaaataaaggagaagtCAGCGCTAGTCCACGAGACGTGTCAACGTTTGGACGGGGCTTGACCGACCTGGCCTCCGGTGTCGGAGTC is a genomic window containing:
- the LOC123091244 gene encoding probable sucrose-phosphate synthase 5, with protein sequence MAVGNEWINGYLEAILDAGSKLRVQGVSLPPLEPAPALASEESSAAYNPTRYFVEEVVRSFDDQALHKTWTKVVAMRNSQERNNRLENLCWRIWNVARQKKQVERHYSLEVARRKQEQELGSLEAAEDLSELSEGEKETVPKPDGTAAHLSADEHEQQPQQRTRLARINSEVRLVSDDEDEQSKNRNLYIVLISIHGLVRGENMELGRDSDTGGQVKYVVELARALAATAGVHRVDLLTRQISCPDVDWTYGEPLEMLERLSSGGADDDDGDECGGAGAYIVRLPCGPRDQYIPKEELWPHIPEFVDRALSHVTNVARALGEQLQPPPSDAPATALAAPVWPYVIHGHYADAAEVAANLASALNVPMVMTGHSLGRNKLEQLLKLGRMHGPEIQGTYKIARRIEAEETGLDTAEMVVTSTKQEIEEQWGLYDGFDLMVERKLRVRQRRGVSSLGRYMPRMAVIPPGMDFSFVDTQDTADGDGADLQLLIDPAKAKKALPPIWSEVLRFFTNPHKPMILALSRPDPKKNITTLLKAYGESRKLRELANLTLILGNRDDIDDMAGGGGTVLTAVLKLIDRYDLYGQVAYPKHHKQTDVPHIYRLAAKTKGVFINPALVEPFGLTIIEAAAYGLPVVATKNGGPVDILKALHNGLLVDPHSAEAITGALLSLLADKGQWLESRRNGLRNIHRFSWPHHCRLYLSHVAAYCDHPSPHQRLRVPGVPSASASMGGDDSLSDSLRGLSLQISVDASNDLNAGDSAALIMDALRRRPAADRREGSGRALGFAPGRRQRLLVVAVDCYGDDGKPDVEQLKKAIDAAMSASDGAGGRQGYVLSTGMTIPETAETLKACGADPAGFDALICSSGAEICYPWKELTADEEYSGHVAFRWPGDHVKTVVPRLGKADDAQASDLAVDVSAGSVHCHAYAATDASKVKKVDSIRQALRMRGFRCNLVYTRACTRLNVIPLSASRPRALRYLSIQWGIDLAKVAVLVGETGDTDREKLLPGLHKTVILPGMVSRGSEQLVRGEDGYATQDVVAMDSPNIITIAEGQAVSDLLNAM